One Natronomonas gomsonensis genomic window, GGCAGGAACCCACACCCACAGTATCCGGGCACGTTTATTACCCCCCGCGCCGGTCGCGTTCGACCGTCACAGTACGTCGACGAGGATTTTCGACTCCGCTGCGGTGAGGTGTTCTCTGAACGTCGAGGGATTGATACCGAGGTCGGCCGCGATTTCGGTGGCGTTAGCCCGACACGGGCGCTCGAAGTAGCCCCGTTCGTAAGCCGTCTCCACCACTTCGAGTTGGCGCGCCGTGAGTTTGCTGCGGTTTACGGAGACGGTGTCCCGTGGCTGGTCGTCGGTCGGGGACCGAACGAACCGTTTGATGTCCACCTCGGGGAATCGCTCGCGGAGTTCGCCGATCGCCGCCTGCAGTTGGTCGTAGTCTGCTGCGTGGAACACCACCGTAAGCGTCCCCCTCGTCGGGACTCATCGTGTTCGGTGTAGAACGTGACCGGATAAAGCACGCTCCGCATTTCCAGCGTAGTGAGAACCCCATCTCGAGCTACCATCCTCACAATTCTATACCAATGTTTCCCGCTTATGTCCATAAGCGAGATTTATTGTGTGGCGGAGGAAGTATCGTCGTTCAGCCGCGTATCGGTCCGATACAGGTGTTCTGTTCACGAGACGAAAGGTACAACCAGCCCACTCCCGTTGAGGTGGATATGGACCAGTCCGACGACACATCGGGGTCCGGGCGTGGCCGGCGGAGCAAGGTCGCCCGGCTCATCGAGGAGTACGACCTCCAGGGTCTCGGCGCGGAACTCGAACAGCGCTGGACCGCCGACGAGGACCGGAGCAGCCTCCGGGAGTTGGCCGCACAGTTCAATCAGGAACTCCTCCGAGAGGCCCTCGAAGCGGCGAACGTCCAACACCTCGATGGGGAACTGGAAAACACCTACCGGCTGTTGACGGACGACGACGTGAGCAGTGCGGAATCAACGCGAATTCAACGGCGGCTCGAACGCGACGGCGTCGACGTCGACGCCCTACAACAGGACTTCGTCACGTATCAGGCGATTCGGACGTATCTCAAGGAGTACCGGGGCGCCGAGTACACGCCCGCCGAGACCGACCCACTGGAGCGGGAGGCGACGAACGTCCAGAAACTGCGCGGACGGATGGTTTCGGTCACCGAGGGAAAACTCGAACAGCTCCGTGACGGTGGCCACCTCACGCTCGGTGAGTTCCGGACGCTGGCGGAGATTCAGGTCATCTGTGAGGACTGCAACACCCAGTTCGACGTTCTCGAACTGTTCGACCGCGGTGGCTGTAACTGCGCTTCGGAGTGACTGTCGTCGTCCCGTTCGATTTCTGACGGGTCCCAAACCTTGATATGTGATTCAATCGATTGCACGGGTATATGAGTACGAAGCAGACCGAAACGGGTAGCCGAATTTCGGTCCGTAACATCGGAGGAATCGACGAGGCCGAAGTCGACTTCGAGCCGGGGGTGACGGTGCTGGCGGGCCGCAACGCCACCAACAGGACATCGTTGCTGCAGGCCATCATGGCCGCACTCGGAAGCGACAACGTCTCGATGAAAGGCGACGCCGAGGAGGCCCACGTGGAGTTGACCATCGGTGAGGAAACGTACACGCGGACGCTTCAGCGCCGGAACGAAGCGGTACAGACCAGCGGCGACCCCTACCTCGATGACCCCACGGTCGCAGACCTCTTTGCGTTTCTCTTGGAGTCCAACGAAGCCCGCCGGGCCGTCGTGACCGATGCGGACCTCCGTGACCTCATCATGCGACCCGTCGACACCGACGAGATTCAGGCCGAAATCGATCGACTCGTCGAGGAGCGGCGGAACCTCTCCGAGGAAATCGACGAACTGGACTCGCTCAAGGACCGACTGCCGTCGCTGGAAGAAAAGCGCACCCGTCTCCGAAACCAAATCGAGGAGACGACGTCGGAACTCGAAGCGCTCGAAGAGCAAATCGAATCCAAGGACGCCGACGTCGAACAGAGCCGCGAGGAACAGGCCGAACTCGAGGCGAAACTGGAGGAACTGCGCGAGACGCGTTCGGACCTCGAAGATGTCCGGTACGAACTGGAGACCGAAGAGGATAGCCTCCAGTCGCTTCGGGCCGAAAAACAGGACGTCGAGTCGGAGTACGAGGAACTCCCGGAGACGCCGGCGGGTGACTTAGAGGAAATCGAGAGCCGAATCGACACGCTTCGGACCCGGAAACAGAGTCTGGAGTCCGAATTGAACGAACTCCAGAGCGTCATCGGGTTCAATCAGGAGATGCTCGAGGAGTCCGGCGACGAGGTATCGGATGCCCTCCGTGACGGCGACCGCGATGGCGAGGGCGTAACCGACGAACTCCTCCCCGACGACAGCGTGACGTGTTGGACCTGCGGGAGCGAAGTCGACGCCGCTCAAATCGAGTCGACCATCGAAAAACTGCGAAGTCTAAGTCAGGAGACGGTCAGCGAAATCAACGACATCGACGACGAGCTCGAGGAGTTGAAGGGGAAGCGCCGGGACCGAAAGGACCAACAGCGCCGGCGTGAACGCCTCGACCGCCGCAAACGGGAACTCGAAGACGAAATCGAGGAGACGGAGGTCCGCATCGAACGGCTCTCCGAGCGCCGGGAAGACCTCCGCGAGGAAATCGAGACCGTCGAAGGGGAAATCGAAGAACTCGAAGACGACTCCTACGAGGAGGTCCTCGACCTCCACAAGGAGGCCAATCAGCTCGAATACGACCTCGGAACCCTCGAAACCGACCTCGAACGCGTCGAGGACAACATCGAGACCATCGAAGAGCGGCTTGAGGGGGAGGCCGAACTCGAAGCCCGAAAAGACGAGGTTTCGGAGGAGATTCAGGAGTTGCGAACGAAAATCGAACGCATCGAACAGCAGGCAATCGAGGCGTTCAACGAACACATGGAGACAGTTCTGGACCGTCTCGAGTACGACAACCTCGCCCGTATCTGGCTGGAGCGAACGGAGAAGCGAGTGCGGGAGGGGCGTCGGAAGGTCACCAAGAGCGTCTTCGATTTACACATCATTCGACAGACCGAGTCCGGGACGACCTACGAGGACACCGTCGACCACCTCTCGGAGAGCGAACGCGAAGTGACGGGACTCATCTTCGCACTCGCCGGCTATCTGGCCCACGAAGTGTACGAGACCGTTCCGTTCATGGTTCTCGACTCCTTGGAGGCCATCGACGCGAACCGAATCGCGACGCTCGTCGAGTACGTCGCGGGGTACAGCGAGTATCTCGTCGTCGCGTTGCTGCCCGAAGACGCAGCGAACGTCGAGGCGGACCGTCGCATCGAGTCGTTCTGAGGAACCGCCGCTCCCTCCTCCGGTATTCGGCCGTTCTGACTCCGTCAAGGGCGACTCGAAATAACATAGTTAAATTTGTTATTGGATAGTTCGGGACATGCGATTGTTAGGCTAAACCCCTTATTCGGTATTGACTCACTCACGGAGAGACTACTTTTACAAATTCTATCGCTTATGTACACAAGCGTTTTAGTTAGTGAGGTACTTGAGAAGTTAACTTTTGAATAGAATGTATCTCTTGATTCAGCCCATCAGTCGTTCGAAATCTACGACATTGTTTTCAGCCCGGTGGATTCAAGATATCTCCAAGCGAAAACGCTTAATCACATACGCTCGAACCGTTGGGACGATGAGATACAGGACGCTGCTGGAGCAGAAAGTCGACGAGTGGGAAGACGGCTACGGCGTCGTCCAAATCGTCACTCCGGAGTCCAGCGACGAGAACCAACTCCGGTTCTGTTACTACAAGGACGGGGAGTTCGTGAACAGGCCCCTGACGGTAGCGCCGTCGTCGGACGTCGCAGACCGGACGGCCGAGGTCGTCGAGACGATGGCGAGTCTCGCACGAACGTTCACTCCCGACGAGATAGAGGCGCTGGTCGAGGAGTTGGGCGAAGAGAAAATCCTCGAACTCTCCGTCCTCATCGAGGAGTTGGGCAAAAGCCGCCTGAAGGAAATCCTCGACGAAGCGAACTGATTTCAGACCCACGGAACGTGCGAGTTTACTACGCCCGGTTCGAGGAATCGCCATGCACGAACCGACCGACCGGGTCCGGCGAGCAGAGCGTTCACAGATTCGCGTCATGTACGACCTCGCGGCCCGGACGGAGGGCGACATCGTCCGCCTGGAGGTCGGCGAACCGGACTTCGACACGCCGGCACACGTCGTCGAGGCGGCCGCGACCGCGGCCCGCGAGGGAGCCACTCACTACACCTCCAACGCCGGTCTCCCGGAGTGCCGACGGGCGATATGCGACGCGATGGCGACAGACTACGGCGTCGAACACGACCCCGAGGAGGTCGTCGTCACCGTCGGCGGAATGGAGGCCCTCCACCTGGCGACGCTGGCCACCGTCGGGCCGGACGAGGAGTTACTGTACCCGGGGCCGGCGTGGCCCAACTACGTGACGCAGGCGTTTCTCGCCGACGGCGAACCGGTGGAGGTGTCGATGGCGCCCGAAACCGGCTTCGACCTCGACGCCGACCGACTCATCGACCGAATGGGACCGACGACGGCGGCAGTCGTTCTCACGACACCCTCGAACCCGACGGGACGGGTCTACGACCCGGAGGCGATTCGGGCGGTCGTCGAGGCGGCCGCCGACCACGGCGTCTACGTCATCGCTGACGAGGTGTACACCGGGTTGACCTACGACCGCGAACCGCGCGGCGTCGCAGCGCTCTGCGGCCATCCCGACCACGTCCTCACGGTCGGGTCCTGTTCGAAGACCTACGCGATGACCGGCTGGCGTCTCGGATGGCTCGCGGGCAATAGGGACGTCGTCGACGAGATACTGAAGATACGGGAGTCGACGACGGCCTGTGCGTCGAGCGTCTCACAGCACGCGGCCATCGCGGCGCTCACCGGCCCACAGGACCCCTTCGAGGAGATGTACAACGCGTTCCGTCGTCGCCGCGACTACGTCGTCGACCGCATCGAGGCTATCGACGGCCTGTCGGCACCCAGACCGGAAGGAGCCTTCTACGCGTTTCTCGACCCCGAAGTCGAGGGCGACTCCCTCACGTTCGCGAAGTATCTTCTCGAGGAACACGGCGTCGTTCTGGCGCCCGGAAGCGGCTTCGGAACGGCCGGCGAGGGGCGACTTCGACTCTCCTTTGCCAACTCGATGGACCGTCTCGAAGCCGGACTGGACCGAATCGAAGCCGGCACCGCGTCGTACTGAGTGCGCCTCGATGGGGCAACCGAGGCATCTATGTCGAGTCGGGTCGAACCGCCGGCAGATGTCCGAATCCGGAGGCCGCCAGAATGGGCGTGGTCGAGTCGGAAGGCGTCGGTTTCTCGGAGGCGCCGGTGCCGCCGCGGTCGCCGCCCTCGCCGGTTGTACGAGCCTACCGGGACTCGGCTACGACCGTGAGCAGTCGTCGTTCGAACCCGAGATTCTCCCCTACGACCAGACGTACCCACCCAGAGACGACGTGACGATGTTCCGCCGCGGAACCCGACGGTTGGGGTATTACCCCGACGCGGTCGTCCCCCAGTCGGTCGACGTCGAGTGGTCGATACCGATGAACGAAATCGGCCACACGGCCGCGAAATCAAGTCCCCGACCGACGCCGGTCGGCGATCGCCTCATCATCCCCGACGACACCGGCAAACTGCACGGCGTGACACCCGACGGCGAACGCCAGTGGACCACCGAGACGGGGGCTTCGACCAGCCTCGGCTTCCACGGTACGCCGACCATCGTCGGGGACACTGGCTACATCGGCGGCTACGATGGGTCGATGTACGCCTTCGATGTCCGGAGCGGCGAGATAGTGTGGAAAACCTCAAACTGGCGGCTTCACGGTGCCATCGCCATCGGCTCCAGCCCCGCCTACTGGGACGGCGTCCTCTACGTCGTCGCCGAGTACAACTACCCCTGGCAGGAGCCCTCGGGTACGATGTGGGCGCTCGACGCCGAGTCGGGGCGACCGTTGTGGCACGACGACAGGCTCTGGGGGATGCCACACCCCTCGACCGCTATCGACCCCGCCACCGAGCGAATGCTCACCGGCTCTAACGACGGCGTCTGCTACTGCTGGGAGTTCCCCTCCCTCGAACCAGTCTGGGAGTTCGAAACCGACGCCGAAATCAAGGGCACCATCCCGACCTACGAGGGCGGCGCATTCGTCGGGTCCTGGGACGGCTACTTCTATCGGCTTGACCTCGAAGACGGCAGCGAAGAGTGGTCCTTCGAGACGGGTGCCGTCACCATGTCGAACCCAGGCATCGACCCCGATTCGGGCGTCGTCTATGTCGGTAGCGACGACCGACACGTCCACGCGCTGGACACCGAGACGGGCGAGGAGCTGTGGTCGACGTACGTCGGTGGACACGTCATCGGGTCGCTCACCGTCACCGCCGACGCCGTCCTCGTCGGTTCCTACGACACCAATCTGTACGCCCTCGAAAAGGACACCGGCGACGTTCGCTGGCGCGTCGGGAACATCGGCCACGTGACCAGCGAAGCGGTGCCACACGATGGCCGTATCTACTACGCCGAACGGGCGGACATCTCCGGCTACTGGAACGACGACGCCGAAGCCGTCGTCGAAACGCCGGGACACGCCTACTGTCTCCAGCCCACATCTTGACCCTCTACCTTAGCACATCCCTTCCCTCTCTTTAGAAATAATATTCAGTTGAGACCGGAACGGGGAACAACGCCTCTACAAGTGGCCGATAGCCTGATTTCTTTCTTAAAACGTGGGAAAATGAAGTGAGTCGGCGAGAAAACTCTGCCTCCTGTCCGTAGAGTTGGTGACGTTACAAACGGTTAGTCCTCTTCTTCAGTTTCGTCATCTTCCTCGGATTCATCGTCATCCTCATCGTCCTCTTCTTCCTCGGACTCGTCGGTTTCGTCGTCCTCGCTCTCATCGTCATCCGCCTCGTCCTCTCCTCCATCGACATCGTACTCGTATTTCTCTTCGACGAGGGTTAGCGAGTCATCCGCAACGACGTACTCCAGTTCGCCCTCCGCGTGGTCGGACTCGTACTCGACTTCGAGCTCCTCGAGAGACTCGTCGTCTTCACTGAGCGCTGACTGATTGACTGTCGCGGTCCCCTCCGCGTCGGTTGTGACAGTTACCTCTTCTTCTCCTTCGACGGTGACCGAGGCGTCCTCTACGGGCGTGCCGTCGTCAGTCACAGTCACCGTGACGGTTTCGTTATCGAGCGTTGCATCCATCTCCAAGTCGGATACGGACGCCGCCGACGCGCCGCTATCCGTTTGGGCCAGACCCGTTACTGCGGCACCGCTTCCAGCAACGAGCAATACTGCCAGCACCGCCACCATCGTTTTTGAGACTGACATTGCATTCGACGCGACGGCTGTGAGAGGTATAAGTCAGGGAAACCGTTGGACGGCGTTCTACCGATTTTATCACCGTTCAAACGGTTTAATCGGCCCGGAGAACGCCTCCTCAAGCATCTATTCCGGCTTGCAGTCGTTCTGACGGTTTCCTTATCGACCCACGATTTTCGCAGATAGGTTCGATTTGATAGTCTCACTGCAGCATACACATATCAGTACGCGGTCAGTTTCTTTAAGGTGAGTATGGGGACGGAGGGATTTGAACCCCCGATCTACTGATATCTCCGGTGTAGCGCCTCGGTCCTCCAGAGGGTCGTCAACGCGGAGCGATGATCAGTCGTCCGCTCGGTATATCAGTCTGGAGTCTCGTCACCGGGCGCGTGGCCTCTGGAGTCAGCCGCCATGCCTGGCTTGGCCACGTCCCCTCGATTCCCCGTACTTCCCTTCTTCCTAAAGGGGTTTCGATTCGGCGCATCGACTTTGGCTGTGCCGTCCGAAGTGAGTGTATGACCGAGCACGTTCCAGTGACCGTCATCGACGGGGAGTACGAGACGACCATCGAGGTGCCGCGGGGGACGGTGCTTCGAGACGCCCTTTCCAAGCGGGGCTTTGAGGTGTATGGCTCGGTGTCACGGATTGCGAACTGCGGCGGCCGGGGACTGTGTGGCACCTGCGGTGTCCGAATCGAGGCCGCCCCCGAGCCATCGCAGTGGCACGACGCGGCCGCCGAGCGCTGGGGGTATCCGCGACTGTCCTGTCAGATTCGGGTAGAAGAACCCCTCCGAGTCGAACTACTCGAAAAAGTCCTCTGGGGACAGGTACTCCCGGATTAGCGGTCGGTTTCGCTCCAACCACAATCCTGACATTTATATCCGGTGACGAACTCGGTGACGCTCGGCATGTAGCCCACCGAGATGACATCGCCACCGCAGTCGGGACAGTCTCGGTCGGTGTCCTCGATGCCTTCGGCGTCCATCACACGCTCGCCTTCGATGAGTTCGGCGAGTTTTCCGGGAGTTACCATTCGACCCTCGACGACGCGGTTGTCGGCCATACAGGAGGAGTGTCGCCGAGGCCCCTAAGGCTTTACAGCCACGGGGCGCGGTCGCCCTCGGGACTTCCGGGAGCGGTGGATTCCTCGTCGTCGACGCGTTCGACGGCGTCCTCGACGTCTTCCTCGAAGGGGTCGTCGGGTTCACCGCCATCGGTTGCGGCCGCGGCATCCGCGTCATCGGCCGGTGCATCCATCGCGCCTTCAGGGTTGAAGGCGAAGAGGCCGGTGACCGCGAGGACGATGAGCGCCAGCGGTTCTTCGCCCGTGATGGGGCCGACTTCGAGGATGGTCAGCGGGAGGACACCCAACGCGACCGCGCTCCCGAAGCGGAAGCGGTCGATGTCCACGTTCCCGCGGAGCCATGGCCCGAGGCCGGCGACGGCCAGCGCGAAGGCGACGCCGACGACGGCGGCACCGGTGCCGTAGACGACGAACATCGGGTCGGCGACGAAGCCGAACTCGAAGGCGGTCGGTCGGAAACTCGCCACGAGACCGAGGCCGATGATGACGCTGGGTCGGGGGAGATATTCACCGACGGTGGCGCTTGCGGTCTTCGCCGCGATGGCGAGGATGACGAGTGCGGCGAAACGCTCGAAGATGACCATATCGAGCACGGATGCGATGGTCGGGGCGATAGTCGCCTGCACCGCTGCGAGCGGGACGACGATTGCGCCGACGAGCAGGACGTTCTTCACGCGGTCGCGTCGGGAGCCCTCCATCTCGGCGAGGACGACGGCGAGCGTCGCGCTACCGCCGAAGATGAGCAGCCCGACCTCGACCATACCGAGGAGGTCCGAAACCGCGCCGGCGACGATGAGCGCCGTGAAGATGCCGTCGATGAGCGGCAGCGCCATGACCGTCGCAAGCAGGCGCGTGCCTTCACCGACCTGTCGCTCAAGGCGTAACGCAATCGGGTGGCGTGATGCGCTCATTCGTCAGGCGGGGCGACCCTCACCATGGGACGAACGGCGGTGGATGTCGCGATACCCTCTGACGTGTCCGGAGCGGCTGCCGTTCCGGATGGGTGCGACTTTCTCCGCTTTATTTGTCCACATCGCAAATGTAAAGAAAATGCCGGTGGCGAGGCTGGATTGCCCGGCGATGCGCTGTGCGATGGGACTGGCGGAGTCCATACATCATGCAAGAGTTGACTGAATCATAAGTGTTGTGTGAGTCATGTCCGCATACACCTGAAGAGTAGGTACCGACCGGTTTGATTCTGGGACGAATCGCCCGACATTCACACACGATTCGGACGAACATCCACCGGCGACCGTCGATGCACACATTCGGACATCGGTGTCGACAAAGCCACCGGGTGGTCCGTCCGTGTGTGTCGGTGCCGGGCGGTACGCTCTCGCAACGCTTTTGGGCGGGGGATTCCGACGGTTTACATGGCGAGCGACGAACCCTTCTCGGAGAAACTCCGCGTACCTGAGGCATTGACGTTCGACGACGTGCTGCTCCGGCCCAAGGAGAGCCGTGTCGAACCGGATGACGCCGATATGGCGACCCGCGTGTCGACGAACGTTACGCTGAACATTCCCGTCCTCTCGGCGGCGATGGACACCGTCACCGAAGCCGAACTGGCAATCGAGATGGCCCGCGAGGGCGGCCTTGGCGTCCTTCACCGGAACATGACCGTCGAGGAGACCGCAGAACACGTCGAGACAGTCAAACGAGCAGACGAACTCATCATCCGTGAAGTGGTCACGGCCTCGCCCGAACAGACCGTCCGGGAGGTCGACCGCATGATGGGGGACGAGGGCGTCTCCGGCGCGCCGGTCGTCGACGACGACGGCGTCGTCCTCGGTATCATTTCGGGGACGGACATCCGGCCGTACCTCGAAGTCGGTGACCGCGACGAAGTCCGTGAGGCGATGACCGACGAGGTCATCACCGCCGGCGAGGACGTCACCGCTCGCGAAGCACTCGAACTCATGTACGAACACAAAATCGAGCGCGTCCCCATCGTCGACGAGGAAGAGCGTCTGACGGGACTCGTGACGATGCAGGGCATCCTCGCACGCCGGGAGTACGACAACGCCGCCCGGGCCTCCGACGGGTCGCTCGTCGTCGGCG contains:
- a CDS encoding 2Fe-2S iron-sulfur cluster-binding protein, which translates into the protein MTEHVPVTVIDGEYETTIEVPRGTVLRDALSKRGFEVYGSVSRIANCGGRGLCGTCGVRIEAAPEPSQWHDAAAERWGYPRLSCQIRVEEPLRVELLEKVLWGQVLPD
- the rdfA gene encoding rod-determining factor RdfA, with product MDQSDDTSGSGRGRRSKVARLIEEYDLQGLGAELEQRWTADEDRSSLRELAAQFNQELLREALEAANVQHLDGELENTYRLLTDDDVSSAESTRIQRRLERDGVDVDALQQDFVTYQAIRTYLKEYRGAEYTPAETDPLEREATNVQKLRGRMVSVTEGKLEQLRDGGHLTLGEFRTLAEIQVICEDCNTQFDVLELFDRGGCNCASE
- a CDS encoding pyridoxal phosphate-dependent aminotransferase produces the protein MHEPTDRVRRAERSQIRVMYDLAARTEGDIVRLEVGEPDFDTPAHVVEAAATAAREGATHYTSNAGLPECRRAICDAMATDYGVEHDPEEVVVTVGGMEALHLATLATVGPDEELLYPGPAWPNYVTQAFLADGEPVEVSMAPETGFDLDADRLIDRMGPTTAAVVLTTPSNPTGRVYDPEAIRAVVEAAADHGVYVIADEVYTGLTYDREPRGVAALCGHPDHVLTVGSCSKTYAMTGWRLGWLAGNRDVVDEILKIRESTTACASSVSQHAAIAALTGPQDPFEEMYNAFRRRRDYVVDRIEAIDGLSAPRPEGAFYAFLDPEVEGDSLTFAKYLLEEHGVVLAPGSGFGTAGEGRLRLSFANSMDRLEAGLDRIEAGTASY
- a CDS encoding outer membrane protein assembly factor BamB family protein — encoded protein: MSESGGRQNGRGRVGRRRFLGGAGAAAVAALAGCTSLPGLGYDREQSSFEPEILPYDQTYPPRDDVTMFRRGTRRLGYYPDAVVPQSVDVEWSIPMNEIGHTAAKSSPRPTPVGDRLIIPDDTGKLHGVTPDGERQWTTETGASTSLGFHGTPTIVGDTGYIGGYDGSMYAFDVRSGEIVWKTSNWRLHGAIAIGSSPAYWDGVLYVVAEYNYPWQEPSGTMWALDAESGRPLWHDDRLWGMPHPSTAIDPATERMLTGSNDGVCYCWEFPSLEPVWEFETDAEIKGTIPTYEGGAFVGSWDGYFYRLDLEDGSEEWSFETGAVTMSNPGIDPDSGVVYVGSDDRHVHALDTETGEELWSTYVGGHVIGSLTVTADAVLVGSYDTNLYALEKDTGDVRWRVGNIGHVTSEAVPHDGRIYYAERADISGYWNDDAEAVVETPGHAYCLQPTS
- a CDS encoding archaea-specific SMC-related protein; the protein is MSTKQTETGSRISVRNIGGIDEAEVDFEPGVTVLAGRNATNRTSLLQAIMAALGSDNVSMKGDAEEAHVELTIGEETYTRTLQRRNEAVQTSGDPYLDDPTVADLFAFLLESNEARRAVVTDADLRDLIMRPVDTDEIQAEIDRLVEERRNLSEEIDELDSLKDRLPSLEEKRTRLRNQIEETTSELEALEEQIESKDADVEQSREEQAELEAKLEELRETRSDLEDVRYELETEEDSLQSLRAEKQDVESEYEELPETPAGDLEEIESRIDTLRTRKQSLESELNELQSVIGFNQEMLEESGDEVSDALRDGDRDGEGVTDELLPDDSVTCWTCGSEVDAAQIESTIEKLRSLSQETVSEINDIDDELEELKGKRRDRKDQQRRRERLDRRKRELEDEIEETEVRIERLSERREDLREEIETVEGEIEELEDDSYEEVLDLHKEANQLEYDLGTLETDLERVEDNIETIEERLEGEAELEARKDEVSEEIQELRTKIERIEQQAIEAFNEHMETVLDRLEYDNLARIWLERTEKRVREGRRKVTKSVFDLHIIRQTESGTTYEDTVDHLSESEREVTGLIFALAGYLAHEVYETVPFMVLDSLEAIDANRIATLVEYVAGYSEYLVVALLPEDAANVEADRRIESF
- a CDS encoding DUF5794 domain-containing protein produces the protein MSASRHPIALRLERQVGEGTRLLATVMALPLIDGIFTALIVAGAVSDLLGMVEVGLLIFGGSATLAVVLAEMEGSRRDRVKNVLLVGAIVVPLAAVQATIAPTIASVLDMVIFERFAALVILAIAAKTASATVGEYLPRPSVIIGLGLVASFRPTAFEFGFVADPMFVVYGTGAAVVGVAFALAVAGLGPWLRGNVDIDRFRFGSAVALGVLPLTILEVGPITGEEPLALIVLAVTGLFAFNPEGAMDAPADDADAAAATDGGEPDDPFEEDVEDAVERVDDEESTAPGSPEGDRAPWL
- a CDS encoding DUF5795 family protein, which encodes MADNRVVEGRMVTPGKLAELIEGERVMDAEGIEDTDRDCPDCGGDVISVGYMPSVTEFVTGYKCQDCGWSETDR